The Polypterus senegalus isolate Bchr_013 chromosome 1, ASM1683550v1, whole genome shotgun sequence genome includes a window with the following:
- the LOC120528905 gene encoding protein rapunzel-like, which translates to MDNNTKYSDKTDINNIMSRVLKGSQTFLEVIGEVVPFCSAAAKIIGQIQNNSERPDIGDFKNQVLQIGEKLDDITNNYSQINNEIEKLGMDVKFSKIEENIKTQYKYFTEILNEVPEFRVKKTEDFCDHYLRNKGECNLNELYDGVMGNEEIDILEIVKNYQSRDRHAMEEFCAHLGYLFLIGISALMAYASLTGLDVSKRQKEWTEKMTAVQSQMTSAIEYCIKNFEDQAKTDLQKFTKSSYHELLVDKIFCFLQKKYYWVQWSVKAYRQPKTLFPVFTRDTNEYIIGERHFTLSEADDLKIVVSYCAERQKIDLEQIQQTFTDIVQKGNTKDVAEAIYEKIPNSFVHVIKSSNNITEKNNFSDHCYYCIQNKNCHLFVHC; encoded by the coding sequence ATGGATAACAACACAAAGTATTCAGATAAAACAGACATTAATAATATAATGAGTAGAGTTTTAAAAGGATCACAGACTTTTTTAGAAGTTATTGGAGAGGTAGTCCCTTTTTGTTCAGCAGCAGCAAAAATAATAGGGCAAATTCAAAATAATTCTGAAAGACCAGATATAGGAGACTTTAAAAATCAGGTTTTACAAATTGGTGAAAAGTTGGATGACATTACAAACAATTATTCACAAATCAACAATGAGATTGAGAAACTTGGCATGGATGTGAAATTTTCTAAGATcgaggaaaacattaaaacacaatataaatattttacagaaattTTAAATGAAGTACCAGAGTTCAGAGTTAAAAAAACTGAAGACTTTTGTGACCACTACCTGAGAAATAAAGGAGAGTGCAATCTCAATGAGCTCTATGATGGTGTGATGGGAAATGAAGAAATAGACATCCTGGAAATAGTAAAAAATTACCAGAGTAGAGATCGTCATGCCATGGAAGAGTTCTGTGCTCATCTCGGCTACCTTTTCCTCATTGGAATAAGTGCATTGATGGCATATGCTTCACTGACAGGTTTAGATGTATCAAAGAGACAGAAGGAGTGGACGGAGAAGATGACAGCTGTACAAAGTCAAATGACATCTGCCATAGAATACTGCATAAAGAATTTTGAAGACCAGGCAAAAACCGACTTACAGAAGTTTACTAAAAGCAGCTACCATGAATTATTGGTAGACAAAAttttttgtttcttacagaaaaaatacTACTGGGTGCAATGGTCAGTAAAAGCATACAGGCAGCCTAAAACATTGTTTCCAGTCTTCACACGAGATACAAATGAGTATATCATTGGAGAGAGGCACTTTACACTATCTGAAGCAGATGATCTCAAGATTGTTGTGTCTTATTGTGCAGAACGACAGAAAATTGATCTGGAGCAAATTCAGCAAACATTTACAGACATAGTACAGAAAGGCAATACAAAAGATGTGGCAGAAGCTATTTATGAGAAAATACCAAACAGTTTTGTTCATGTCATTAAATCAAGCAACAacatcacagaaaaaaataacttttcagaTCATTGCTATTAttgtatacaaaacaaaaactgccACCTATTTGTGCATTGTTAG